The window agtttCTTGACTTTTTGTGTTCTGTACACCCTCAGACGTGTAACAAACCGACTCCCGATTTATTTGAGACAATTTTGTTCTTTCTCGAATACGAAAGTGTCCTTAAAATTAGGCATCTTCCCCTCTGCTGGCTTATACCGTCATTTTCCCTGGAATGATGCCGAGCATGCTCGAGGATGTATAGAGGTGTATAGCAGTGTATAGTATGTATTGCGTAGCGCTGACGCTGATATTTGATGTTTGAATCGtagtatatataatattatagttGGAAACAAAAACAATGATGTTCCCTGTTGAAATTTGGGAACAAATATTTCTATATGCTGATCCAGTGACACTTACAAATCTAAGAACAGTGTGTAAATGTTGGAAACAAATTATTGATAAAACTTTAAAGGTATATgatgtttttttatattttgctgCAATTTCTATAAACACATAGGCTGTATCAAAATCAGATaagtaaataattgtttatacaAAGATTGATATGGTTaaaatttatacttttagttttttaatatttaccaATTATACTTAGGACAATGACCACTGGTACAAAATGTGTAAAAAGGAAATACCAGAAGATCTATGGACTACCTTGTGCGAAACACTATgtccaattaaattttataccGAGTTTCACACAAACCATGCAGTATGGATGGCAATGTACAAATGGTGgatgaaatgtaaaaatatagTAAAATGTGATACAAAAATTGAATGTTTTGAACCATTACCAaatcataattttaatgaatatgTCACTTGTATAGATGTTAAAGGTAAGAAACAATacttttatatgaaaaatactATGTTAGAATGAGTGTTAATAGTATTTACCATTTATAGGAAGTTTATTGGCAATAGGAACATCTGAaggatttgtttatttttatgataTTCATCATTTACATACACGTACAAACTGTGTAGTAGATAGTAAAGAATATTTACAAAGTATTCACATTCTTAGAAAAGGTATCTATAAACTACATTAAATAGTTCTAATAAAGATTTTCTgctgataattttattttatagaatcaACTGTTCTTTGTGTATGTTGCACTGTAAATAATCATATAAACTGTTGGGATGTTAATAAAATGaagttaattaataaaacaagtGGAAAACTGGTTTGGTATGGTAAATTTCATATGGTTAAATAATTATCTAGATtctttctaaatattaaatatttaatagcaCAAGTTACAGTTATTGTTGTATTAGTATACGCAACTACATAATTATTGAAGGACCAGTACTAAAAACAGGATATGAATTTGGTATAAAAGATATTGTTGCTATTAGCGCTAGCAATAACAAGGTAATAATATAGCAATTCTGTAAATTTCttgtaaaaattattacatataaTTCAATGTTACAAAATGCTACACTTAAGGTACACTTTTACACGGAAGGGGGATATTTTGCAACTTTAACTGCAAATACAGAACAAATAAATTATACTTCCACGCCTATTCATCCACCAAATATAAGAATTCGTCGATATTATATGTTTCAACCAAATATAGTTATCTGTATTGCAGGTGATagaatgtttaataaaaattaatttgtagttATCAAGTCAACAAAAATTTtatatgtttttatatttattgcaGAATATGGGTATTTAGGTATTTTAGTACAAGGAAAAGAATGGAAAATGCATAACATATTTCCCGTTTTACACGGTATCCCAACTGCAGTTTTAGTACATGGTCATTTACTTGTTTTAGGTCTGGATTCAGgtaattaaacttttcttttatgGAACTTAACaatgttatttataaatatacataagtTTACACaacgtttattttttttaggaAATGTTCATATGTATTATATAACGGATTTTGAAACAATAGATTTCAacaatattaattgtaaaaaattaacTCTAGACCTCACAGCCGTTATATCAATAAATACAGTGGTTCATCATggagaatatttaataattgcttataaaagaaaaatttatactgTAAAACTTCTTTGATATAGTTCTCTTATGGAAAAAGAGAACTTCATATCGAAATAAATAGTTTATATTAATATGATtcgtaataaaaattatattaaaaggtttaataatatttatatgtataataagaaaaatggttttatttttttttttaagtttcacATCATGCTTTATAATTTTGTGCTGTTCCCGTTCCATACGTAGCATCCCATTCAACATAAGTAGATAAACTAGATTGCGATACACTAGGACGTACATGTATTAATGCTTCTTTGAAATCATCAACTGTTACCTGTCTTACATCttcttttctaatattttctaattcacTGAATGGGATACTTCTAATTGGTCCCATACTGGCTTCCTTACATAAATTGGACATATCTGCTCCCGAGTACCCTTTTGATTGTTCCGCTATATTATTAACGTCTTCTTCGTTAAGATTGTGTGGAAtcgttattaataaattatttatgatttGTCTGCGAGCTTGAAATTCTGGTAGAGGAACATAAAGTCTTTTAACGAGTCGTCTACGTGCTGCTTCATCTAATTCATGAGGTCTGTTTGTTGCTCCTATAATCAAAATACGATCTTCATCCCCAGTTGCAGCTCCATCTAATTGAACTAAaaattcagttttcaatctCCTTGAACTTTCATGCTCACTTTCAGATCTCTGAGTAAGCAATGAATCTATTTCATCAACAAAAATAACAGATGGCTGGTAAACTCTGGCAACAGTGAACAATGCTCTCACCATTTTTTCTCCTTCACCTATCCACTTTGAAGTCAAAGAACTTGCAGAGattgaaaaaaatgttgatTTGCTTTGAGATGCTATGCATTTTCCTATAAGCGTTTTTCCAGTACCTGGTGGtccaaataataaaattccttTAGGTGGTCTACGCAATCCCGTAAAAATATCAGGTCGCAACATAGGATATACCACTacttctttaataattttttttgcatATTCTAAACCAGCAATATCGTCCCAAGAAATAATAGTCTTTGAGtccattatttcattttttatcaattcaaccaatttcggttctatgttTTTCAATCTTTCATCTTCTACTTCTGCTGTTCCATCAGTTTCATTATAGTATTTGTTATCTTGACCTTCTGCTTTTTCTTTATCTCTTTTAAGCGGACAAACAAACCGGGAATTAACTGATCCTTTACCACCTAAAGTTTTCTTCTGTGCAGGTTTGTTGGCTTTCATTTGTTGGGTATTTAATTCATCCCTAGCAgtcttaaaataatttaatttaggtTTAGCCATATCAGTATCTTCTTTATTCTGATTAAAAGCTTGTGATTTTAACCTTGTATTATTTCTATACATACTGGATGGTTCATGATTATGTTTATATGTATTAGATGAATCTTCTCTTACAAATTTAGAATGCATTTTAGGTTCAACCTTAACAGATTTTTGCTGTGCAAGATTTTGATTTTCTTGATTTACAAAATATGATTTAGATACTGATCttttagtataatttttttgtacACTACTATTTTCTCTTTTAGAATTACTTGGCCAAGACATAGATCTATTTATTTCAGAACAAATGTTATCTTCAGCCTTTTTTTGACTATTCAAATTACATGATCCCTGATTAAAATTTGATTTAACCTGACCACTTATTTTCCTGTTTCGTACTAACATTTCTTTATTCTTCCATGTGTTTATAATATTCTCTATGTGTCTGTCATTAAATAATCTCCCTTGACATGGCATTGTGCTATTGTCCTGACAAGGTAGAGGCTTTACAAAATTAAGTGCAATATCTGGATCACTTAAACCAGACTTCCATTCTTGTGGATTATTGTTAATTTTTGCTGTTTGTACCTTAAACTGTTTCCAGTAATTATTTACACCATTCTTATTTTCCATTAAACTCTGATAATCTTCTAAGCTTCTTCGAAGTAAACAAGCTGCCATATCTTCTGATTCTCTgcagatatttttttattaataacaaatattattGTATATGTTATAAAACTcatttaagtataaatatattagATAGAACttcaaaataatgaagaaaaagatACGGTTATGAAACTTACACCTGTTTTGCAGTTAAATATTTCATGGCAAGGCATCTGCGTTCAATGTCTACAATTTCTGTATCATCTTTGCCATTTTGTGAAAACTTTAAAATATGATATGCTGCtaagaaattattcttttctctgTTATTTTTTGCATTAGTAATGTCCATGCCTACATTTAAAAAGGGAGCCTAATTTTCTGTATCAACAACTACAAGTTCAAGACTGAGCATGCTTTGTTTTTGAagtgaatttttaaaaagtttgaCAACGTCATCTAGTGGATTGGATCAGAACCAACTACATATTACTACGAAGGCATCTCCAattttgttggatctgtagtcactggttaGAATTTGAAACGTCTTCATTTATAAATGTGTAGTCTGTGACATAGTCACGTGATCATAGTAGttggtttaaaataatttaaattgtaaacAAATTGTCAAATTATAGCAATATGATTATAATGATCTAGAATCGGAGCATGTAAAGTAAtatagataattaaattaagtaACTTTATGAAATTATGTACAGGCAGTTTCAGTCATAAATCTGAAAAGCGGCCCAAAAAAAGACGTTAAGGAAAACGCGGTACTAAAAGTaagtattttaaacaattttaagtTTTACACCACTTGTTCCTTAATAAACTTATTTCATAAATACATTCTTcgtataatatttcaaataaaattttagtattttaatgaaaatagaagGCATTATTATAATTGACAATTTCAATTGAATGTAACTGTTATTACTGAACTGTGATGGAGCAATTAAAATGGACAACGCCAATCAAAAGTCAAAGAGAACATGACAATTTAACAACTAAAAGTCCTGTGATGTATAAGACTCCTGTAAAACAATATGAAGCAACTTGCAAACATACAGCGTATCAAAATAACATGGGTTGTATCTCTGTTCTTCCAAATCATATTACACCACCATCAGGATTAACAAAGTTCATAGCAAGAAATCCATTTGAAAGTGATTTAACTAATAGGTTGCATTTATCCATGATGAGTCCTACTGTATTCAGTAAAGTAATtctttgaaacattttatttattaaaaattataacttGTATTTACAATTACATTCATGAAttatataatatcaataggtTTCCGGCACATCCCAACAATCTCCAGAGTTTTCATGGAGCGTAGATGAGCTGGCATTAATGCAACCAGCAAAGATAGAAGAATTTCCTACCCAACAAATATATTGTACAGATCCAGAGACTGAAATAAAAGCTCAAGCAGCCATTGATCAATTTTTTAAGAAGGACAAAATAATCCCAAGCCCGTGggagataaagaaaaaagacaACAGAGctaaaattaaaatagatacACCTGTAGAAACCCTGAGCGATTCGAATTCAGAATCATCTAATTCTAAAAAAGATggtatttatttgattaaatgtTAAGAAATCTATTATTAATATCCTAATATTTATCTTCCTTAGGTTGGTGTCAAACAATATTAACATTTCCAGCTGAATTACCATCGCATATTGCTGAAATTCTGAAACCTTATTTCAAATTTACCCAAGTAAATAAAAACGAACATTTAAACTAAGTTATATGTATGCACAAATCTGTTACTAAAATTTAAGTTCATTTCTAGGATCAGAATGTTGAGAATGATGATGCAAATTTGAGTAATAATTCATTGAGAAGAAAGTTATTCTTTAACCAGGATGATTCTTTAGAGGATAAAGAAGAAACTTCAGTTTATTCATCATCAGTGAAAATGAATGGATCTTTGGTATTATCTTCCAGTCCTCCAGAGAGTGGAATGTTGATCCATGGAGCTCCAGTAAAGGTTCTTATTAACTTTCATCATTTAAAATACATATGCTGTAAAGTATGTAATAAGATTTCTTTTGCGCAACAGTCACAGAATATGGATTACTGTCGTGATACATCCCAAATCATCCCTAATATATCTCCAATATATAGTACAGTGAATATGTCTCGCGAAAATCTAAGATCACGATCTCGTTCAGTTGCTCGATTAGATTTTACTAATGACATGAGCATAGACGAATCTTTACAGCGTAGAGGATATTCGAGTAGTCATTCTCTAGGTATTTACTATCCAgtattaaaaagtatattaaaaattgtcacTTGGACgataatattacatttattatatttttcagacGAATCACTTAATAAGATCGTCAAGCAAGTGGCAAAAAACAAAGTAGATAACTTGTTAAATTCAGATAGTAATGCTATGAGTGCAAAGACTGACGTTTGTACAGAAACAAAAGCTTCGGTGAAAAATCCAGTTCAGcaggaaaataattttgagaCTGAAAATTCCAAACTTGATTCTAAACATTGTAATGCGTTGAAATGTTTAACCGACTCTTACAGAATGATTACAAATGAAAGTTGCATGTTTCAACAAACTAATACTGCGCTAGGTATTTCAGATCAACATAACTCTGTACAGGATACTGGTTATCAAACTTACAGTATGAATAGTATAACAAATGTTACTAATAACTATAACGGTACACCGGTCAAACAGAAAGCTTGTTGGGGTGATCGAATTTTATTGACTGATGACGAATTTCGTCATGAaacaaacataaaaaatatattttgctcTACACCATCACGATCGAATAGGGAAACAGATATATATTTTAAGTAATTGTTTCCTATGAAATATATGGGTTTTACATAAGGACTTAAAGCAATTGTAGATATTGTATTGATATTTATACATGAATGgtcattttattattcatactttTCATCATATTTACTATTTTATCTCATCATACAAACATGTTTTGTTTTTTAGTTGAAATTTATAGCATATagactttaatatttataagataATTATAGTAAATTCCAGCTTTTCACTGCCTCATATAATCTATAGTATACATTCTTActagaaatgattaaaaatgataatGCATTTGTTTAGAATAATTGATATACAAGTAAATTATATGAAAGATTATACGAATGTTTTCTAGAGCAAGATTTGAATTTATAGCAAATTtgtacaaataatgaaaatatagtaCATTGTTTATATTAAGATGTACTCTTATAGATGAcaaatacattattttattgacaaatataaaatacattaattatttattgaaaaatttataattaaccaTGATGAACATCTAATAACATAATTCAATTGTTCCTACAAAACTGATCAATCATTTAGGCTAACATTATTTCCGAAATTTCAAGTAATTCTAAACTGCTTCATTATTCAACTTCCTTGTAATCTTGACATTAACAGATCGTCCAGTTAATATGAGCAACGATAAAAAAGCATGTGTTTCTGAAACGGGTGAAAAACTGTATACTCTAGAAGTGTTCGTGGATTCCGTCAACATGTACTCCGAGAAATTAGACAAGATTGATGCTGCTTCATTgggcgttgatttaaaaatgataGATATGCCGTTGTTTCGAGTCTTTCAAAGTAATTTCTTATTGACCAAACCAGACAGGGGAAAAGAGAAATCGTACGAAACTGGATTTTGCACGGTTGCCTTCAATTGCGGGAAAATGTACATGTTCACCAGAAATGCTGGCGAACTAGTAGAAAAGATGCGAGAGAAACCAATGTTCTTGGATGTATACAAAATCAAAGACATAATCATCTGTCCCGAGGAGGTGATTAAACATCCCTTGGGACACACGACAATTCCCCTTTCAGGTTGCCTCTGCGATCACGCAATGATGGCGAGCAATGATATCTATCATTTACCTTCATCGTACCAAATAAAAAACATGTTTGCCCTCGTGGACGACGAATACCATCCGGCTGGTTTTATAACACTCTTCATCAGATTAACGTGTTTTGGAACTTATACAACCACCCCATTTGCAGTTGTAGAGAAGAAGTTGCTTTTTAAGAATGTCGGATCATTCAACGAATTTCTATGTACCAAAGTACCATATTCGGACGAAGATGAAAGAAGAGCCGCAGAAGCGAGTACAAAATTTTGTTTGCCCGATATGATCTTCGAAGAAAGCGAACTGGACACCCCTCCAAGAACGATCAACACCGCTGGTCTCGTGTTAGTTTGCAAAGAATTGTCCCTGAGAGATGGATCTCCTGCTAATATAATTCATCCAAATTATCCACGAAAAATCCCAGATGTAAACGTCGAGGAAAGAGCGTTCGATGTCGACAAAGCACGTCGCAAAGGATTCGAACAGGCGGTGTTTCAGGAACCTGACATCATCATCGACAAACAATTTATTTCTACACACAGGGAATGTATCAACCTTGGTT is drawn from Osmia lignaria lignaria isolate PbOS001 chromosome 14, iyOsmLign1, whole genome shotgun sequence and contains these coding sequences:
- the LOC117609173 gene encoding uncharacterized protein LOC117609173 isoform X1, encoding MMFPVEIWEQIFLYADPVTLTNLRTVCKCWKQIIDKTLKDNDHWYKMCKKEIPEDLWTTLCETLCPIKFYTEFHTNHAVWMAMYKWWMKCKNIVKCDTKIECFEPLPNHNFNEYVTCIDVKGSLLAIGTSEGFVYFYDIHHLHTRTNCVVDSKEYLQSIHILRKESTVLCVCCTVNNHINCWDVNKMKLINKTSGKLVCTSYSYCCISIRNYIIIEGPVLKTGYEFGIKDIVAISASNNKVHFYTEGGYFATLTANTEQINYTSTPIHPPNIRIRRYYMFQPNIVICIAEYGYLGILVQGKEWKMHNIFPVLHGIPTAVLVHGHLLVLGLDSGNVHMYYITDFETIDFNNINCKKLTLDLTAVISINTVVHHGEYLIIAYKRKIYTVKLL
- the LOC117609173 gene encoding uncharacterized protein LOC117609173 isoform X2 is translated as MCKKEIPEDLWTTLCETLCPIKFYTEFHTNHAVWMAMYKWWMKCKNIVKCDTKIECFEPLPNHNFNEYVTCIDVKGSLLAIGTSEGFVYFYDIHHLHTRTNCVVDSKEYLQSIHILRKESTVLCVCCTVNNHINCWDVNKMKLINKTSGKLVCTSYSYCCISIRNYIIIEGPVLKTGYEFGIKDIVAISASNNKVHFYTEGGYFATLTANTEQINYTSTPIHPPNIRIRRYYMFQPNIVICIAEYGYLGILVQGKEWKMHNIFPVLHGIPTAVLVHGHLLVLGLDSGNVHMYYITDFETIDFNNINCKKLTLDLTAVISINTVVHHGEYLIIAYKRKIYTVKLL
- the LOC117609168 gene encoding fidgetin-like protein 1; amino-acid sequence: MDITNAKNNREKNNFLAAYHILKFSQNGKDDTEIVDIERRCLAMKYLTAKQVESEDMAACLLRRSLEDYQSLMENKNGVNNYWKQFKVQTAKINNNPQEWKSGLSDPDIALNFVKPLPCQDNSTMPCQGRLFNDRHIENIINTWKNKEMLVRNRKISGQVKSNFNQGSCNLNSQKKAEDNICSEINRSMSWPSNSKRENSSVQKNYTKRSVSKSYFVNQENQNLAQQKSVKVEPKMHSKFVREDSSNTYKHNHEPSSMYRNNTRLKSQAFNQNKEDTDMAKPKLNYFKTARDELNTQQMKANKPAQKKTLGGKGSVNSRFVCPLKRDKEKAEGQDNKYYNETDGTAEVEDERLKNIEPKLVELIKNEIMDSKTIISWDDIAGLEYAKKIIKEVVVYPMLRPDIFTGLRRPPKGILLFGPPGTGKTLIGKCIASQSKSTFFSISASSLTSKWIGEGEKMVRALFTVARVYQPSVIFVDEIDSLLTQRSESEHESSRRLKTEFLVQLDGAATGDEDRILIIGATNRPHELDEAARRRLVKRLYVPLPEFQARRQIINNLLITIPHNLNEEDVNNIAEQSKGYSGADMSNLCKEASMGPIRSIPFSELENIRKEDVRQVTVDDFKEALIHVRPSVSQSSLSTYVEWDATYGTGTAQNYKA
- the bora gene encoding aurora kinase A activator-like protein bora; translated protein: MEQLKWTTPIKSQREHDNLTTKSPVMYKTPVKQYEATCKHTAYQNNMGCISVLPNHITPPSGLTKFIARNPFESDLTNRLHLSMMSPTVFSKVSGTSQQSPEFSWSVDELALMQPAKIEEFPTQQIYCTDPETEIKAQAAIDQFFKKDKIIPSPWEIKKKDNRAKIKIDTPVETLSDSNSESSNSKKDGWCQTILTFPAELPSHIAEILKPYFKFTQDQNVENDDANLSNNSLRRKLFFNQDDSLEDKEETSVYSSSVKMNGSLVLSSSPPESGMLIHGAPVKSQNMDYCRDTSQIIPNISPIYSTVNMSRENLRSRSRSVARLDFTNDMSIDESLQRRGYSSSHSLDESLNKIVKQVAKNKVDNLLNSDSNAMSAKTDVCTETKASVKNPVQQENNFETENSKLDSKHCNALKCLTDSYRMITNESCMFQQTNTALGISDQHNSVQDTGYQTYSMNSITNVTNNYNGTPVKQKACWGDRILLTDDEFRHETNIKNIFCSTPSRSNRETDIYFK